The Oryzias latipes chromosome 1, ASM223467v1 genome contains a region encoding:
- the vps37a gene encoding vacuolar protein sorting-associated protein 37A, producing MNWLFSASKGSGPLPVSSLQQQRQRQVESLKAAHPSVAEIQKDVEYRIPFTVNNSTISVNILLPQQFPQEKPVVSVYPPVGHHLVDSNNGTMISSPLITNFGMHSDLGKVIQSLLDEFWKSPPALMSSSSAGFPYSGLYKPAGIPPYPAQAFHYSPHHVGPGQTPSPGPGPVPAPAPMSHTGVDMVHGPPRAVAPYGLITDLPLPVPTGESQAGLNGHMYKMPEIPETFPELPDMNLNQLSDMSENEDVLLEFFVRLPQFKQVTGDKEELISSIVDMAKKNLQMEPQLEDKRQEMLNKYEQLTQMKTAFEMKMQRQHELSESCSLSTLQARLKVAAHQAEEESEDTAENFLEGGIEIDEFLTSFMEKRTLCHSRRAKEEKLQQCINTHGPFPVGD from the exons ATGAACTGGCTTTTCTCCGCGTCCAAAGGCTCCGGGCCGCTGCCGGTGAGcagcctgcagcagcagagacagcgGCAGGTCGAGTCCCTCAAAGCCGCTCACCCCAG TGTGGCAGAAATCCAGAAGGATGTGGAGTACAGAATACCGTTCACAGTCAACAACTCCACCATTAGTGTCAACAT TTTGCTGCCACAGCAATTCCCACAGGAAAAGCCAGTGGTTAGTGTCTACCCCCCTGTGGGGCATCATTTAGTGGACAGCAACAATGGAACCATGATCTCAAGCCCTCTCATCACAAAT ttCGGGATGCACTCTGATCTGGGTAAAGTGATTCAGAGTCTCCTTGATGAATTCTGGAAGAGTCCTCCTGCGCTGATGTCCAGCAGCTCTGCTGGATTTCCATA CAGCGGTCTGTACAAACCAGCAGGCATCCCCCCCTACCCCGCTCAGGCTTTCCACTACAGTCCTCACCATGTGGGGCCCGGTCAGACTCCGTCTCCGGGTCCGGGACCAGTTCCAGCACCGGCCCCCATGTCACATACAGGAGTGGATATGGTTCATGGGCCCCCTCGAGCTGTGGCCCCATATGGACTGATAACAGATCTGCCATTGCCGGTTCCAACTGGAGAATCCCAG GCCGGACTAAACGGACACATGTACAAGATGCCTGAGATTCCCGAGACGTTCCCAGAACTTCCTGACATGAA TCTGAACCAGTTGTCGGACATGTCTGAAAACGAGGACGTCCTGCTGGAGTTCTTCGTGAGGTTGCCACAGTTCAAACAAGTCACGGGTGATAAAGAGGAGCTGATCAGCAGCATAGTAGACATGGCCA AGAAAAACCTCCAGATGGAACCACAGCTAGAAGACAAGAGACAGGAGATGCTGAACAAG TATGAGCAGCTGACGCAGATGAAGACGGCCTTTGAGATGAAGATGCAGAGACAGCATGAGCTCAGCGAG AGCTGCAGCTTGAGCACGCTGCAGGCCCGCTTAAAAGTCGCCGCCCACCAGGCTGAGGAGGAGTCGGAGGACACGGCAGAGAACTTCCTGGAGGGGGGCATTGAAATTGATGAGTTCCTGACTAGCTTCATGGAGAAGAGAACG CTCTGTCACAGCAGAAGGGCCAAAgaggagaagctgcagcagtGCATCAACACACACGGACCTTTTCCTGTCGGTGACTAG